A genomic segment from Daphnia pulex isolate KAP4 chromosome 5, ASM2113471v1 encodes:
- the LOC124193812 gene encoding divergent protein kinase domain 1C-like isoform X3, whose translation MVFLLNYLPEMRVNFKRKFFKITRLVFHKKCFFVVLIVCSLSMISLFYLLQWNIICLNIDIENRLNILCNEYSQGKAFGRLCEPLCNNGEISALSCESMHKGKFAVFTALWNNSLIVIKSHRIKSEYIPLQWTNSNSSEVYPNYQELVEMVTQSMLMNFGIQKENLMDHLYPFLGQ comes from the exons atggtttttcttcttaactACCTTCCAGAAATGCGTGTGAACttcaaacgaaaatttttcaaaattactcGCTTGGTTTTCCATAAAAAATGCTTCTTTGTGGTCTTAATTGTCTGCAGTCTTTCGATGATTTCTCTGTTCTACCTCTTACAATGGAATATAATATGCTTGAATATCGATATTGAAAATCGTTTAAACATTCTg TGCAATGAGTACAGTCAAGGAAAGGCCTTTGGCAGACTATGTGAGCCGCTATGCAACAATGGAGAAATCTCTGCACTATCCTGTGAATCAATGCACAAAGGAAAATTTGCTGTTTTCACTGCCCTGTGGAATAACTCGCTTATTGTTATCAAATCACACAGGATAAAGTCAGAGTACATACCACTTCAATGGACAAATTCAAACTCCAGTGAAGTCTATCCCAACTACCAGGAGCTTGTTGAGATGGTAACACAGTCTATGCTGATGAACTTTGGAATCCAGAAGGAAAACCTCATGGACCATCTTTATCCATTCCTTG
- the LOC124193809 gene encoding probable ATP-dependent RNA helicase DDX43 yields the protein MADRRGYSRDGSRDSRPSSSFTQNSHSHRSSYESSHNSNRGNNANNSRDHYHQSSSHTNNDHSHRSENSTIIRVSYDIVNCLSAKSNAKVGEIQDKSGAKIKVLHEDDNWVDVGVQLSGDPEKIRLAERLIKELSIPNSGNTTHVSTTFQQSNQSGGNSLAEWSSKETDSGMKKPKWENERPTDSDRWQQSSSFEPSRRQNNFESENRQSQPSGNALIVKVPSALVGRIIGRGGSKINELQDQSGARIKVLKDDDNGTEASIQISGDPEKQKEAERLIKELVDDTSFPSSRYPSNTAQPAVVADEMDAGVVDWGAVIRDSKEASRRRWANSPQILKNFYIEDPEVAVMSREEVDKFRLTHNNITISHYKADDDRPIPNPVLTFAQAFAHYPELLEAVQNQQFKDPSPIQSQAWPVLLKGHDLIGIAQTGTGKTLAFLLPAMIHIEGQPITRAERSGPSVLIMAPTRELAQQIEREVAKFPWKGIKCLCVYGGGDRRQQIGAVAKGVEIVVATPGRLYDLMQAGALKTSSVSYVVLDEADRMLDLGFEPQIKKILIDVRPDRQIIMTSATWPEGIRRIANEYMDNPLQVCVGTLDLAACHSVTQHVEILDEEEKRPRLIDFIRALDPNDKAIVFVGRKLVADQVASELSLIGISCQCIHGDREQIDREQALADLRSGDVKLLIATDVASRGIDIKDITHILNYDFPRHAEEYVHRIGRTGRAGRTGIAISFMTREDWSKASDLIDILKEANQEIPPELIKMSERFGAWKVRKDEERQRNLADCGGGGGFRGRGGGGGGRGGRRGDRDDGFGFGGGGGFGGGGGSRGGGGSRRGGFGRDFM from the exons ATGGCTGATAGAAGAGGATATAGTCGGGATGGGTCTAGAGACTCTCGCCCGAGTAGTTCGTTTACTCAAAATTCTCACAGTCACAGAAGCTCATATGAGTCTAGCCACAACAGCAACAGGGGTAATAATGCAAATAACTCTAGAGATCATTACCATCAGTCTAGTAGTCATACAAATAATGATCATAGCCATCGTAGTGAGAACTCAACCATCATTCGGGTTTCATACGATATTGTCAATTGTCTGTCAGCCAAAAGTAATGCCAAAGTTGGAGAAATTCAGGATAAATCTGGAGCCAAAATAAAG GTCCTTCATGAAGATGACAATTGGGTTGATGTTGGTGTTCAGTTATCTGGTGATCCAGAAAAAATTAGATTAGCTGAAAGATTGATCAAAGAACTGAGTATTCCAAATTCTGGCAACACTACACATGTCTCGACCACATTCCAACAAAGCAACCAAAGTGGTGGCAATTCTTTAGCTGAATGGTCATCAAAGGAAACTGACTCAGGGatgaaaaaacccaaatgGGAAAATGAGAGACCAACAGATTCAGACAGATGGCAGCAATCATCTTCATTTGAGCCATCAAGacgtcaaaataattttgagtCAGAAAATAGGCAATCCCAGCCATCTGGTAATGCATTGATTGTTAAAGTGCCTTCTGCATTAGTTGGAAGAATCATTGGCCGTGGTGGAtccaaaattaatgaattgcAGGATCAAAGTGGGGCAAGAATCAaa GTGCTCAAGGATGATGATAATGGAACAGAGGCTAGCATTCAAATTTCTGGCGATCctgaaaagcaaaaagaagcGGAACGTTTAATAAAAGAGCTTGTTGACGATACTAGCTTTCCAAGTTCCAGATACCCGAGTAACACTGCTCAACCTGCCGTCGTAGCTGATGAAATGGATGCAGGAGTTGTGGATTGGGGTGCCGTCATCAGGGATTCA AAAGAAGCCTCAAGACGTCGTTGGGCAAACAGTccacaaattttgaagaaCTTCTACATAGAAGACCCTGAAGTGGCAGTGATGTCTCGTGAAGAGGTCGACAAATTTCG GTTGACCCACAACAACATCACAATATCCCACTATAAAGCAGATGATGATCGGCCAATCCCCAATCCTGTGTTGACTTTCGCCCAAGCATTTGCACACTATCCCGAACTTTTAGAAGCAGTGCAAAACCAACAGTTTAAAGATCCTTCTCCTATTCAATCTCAAGCATGGCCCGTACTTCTCAAAGGTCACGATCTTATTGGTATTGCTCAAACGGGCACAGGAAAAACGTTGGCGTTCCTCCTTCCAGCTATGATTCACATCGAAGGACAGCCCATCACACGCGCTGAGCGTAGTGGACCAAGTGTTCTTATTATGGCACCTACGCGTGAGCTCGCTCAGCAGATCGAACGAGAAGTAGCGAAATTTCCTTGGAAAGGGATCAAATG CTTATGCGTTTATGGTGGCGGTGACAGACGTCAACAAATTGGTGCTGTTGCTAAAGgtgttgaaattgttgttgcaACTCCAGGCCGTCTCTACGATCTGATGCAAGCTGGTGCGCTCAAGACGAGCTCTGTGTCATATGTTGTATTAGATGAGGCTGATCGGATGCTTGATTTGGGATTTGAACcacaaatcaagaaaattctcATTGATGTCCGACCTGATCGACAGATCATAATGACCAG TGCAACGTGGCCTGAAGGTATTCGTCGGATCGCCAATGAGTACATGGATAATCCTCTCCAGGTGTGCGTTGGAACTTTGGATTTGGCTGCATGCCACTCCGTTACTCAGCACGTCGAAATATTGGACGAGGAGGAAAAGCGCCCACGG cTCATTGATTTCATTCGCGCTCTTGATCCGAATGACAAAGCCATCGTCTTCGTCGGTCGTAAATTAGTTGCTGACCAAGTAGCCAGTGAACTGAGTTTAATCGGAATCAGTTGCCAGTGCATTCATGGGGATCGTGAGCAAATCGATCGTGAGCAG gcGTTAGCTGACCTGCGAAGTGGTGACGTAAAATTGCTAATTGCCACAGATGTCGCTTCACGAGGCATTGATATCAAAGATATTAC gcACATCCTCAACTATGATTTCCCTCGTCACGCGGAAGAATACGTCCATCGCATTGGCAGAACCGGTAGAGCTGGAAGAACTGGCATTGCAATTTCATTCATGACCAGGGAAGATTGGTCTAAGGCCAGTGATCTTATTGACATATTGAAGGAAGCTAATCAG GAGATACCTCCCGAGCTGATTAAAATGTCAGAAAGGTTCGGTGCCTGGAAAGTGCGCAAAGACGAGGAACGCCAGAGGAATTTGGCCgactgtggtggtggtggtggatttCGTGGTCGAGGAGGAGGTGGCGGTGGCCGCGGTGGTCGTCGTGGAGACCGAGACGACGGATTTGGATTCGGAGGTGGTGGAGGTTTCGGAGGTGGTGGAGGTTCCAGAGGTGGTGGAGGTTCCAGACGAGGCGGATTCGGTCGGGATTTCATGTGA
- the LOC124193633 gene encoding uncharacterized protein LOC124193633 isoform X1 encodes MSVVDRKRLINALELRRKDVCEKFSWGFQLCFPGPSLTIKSFYVNEIGADVSVPVSYQNLKTLKRIAEHAERTQGLDIMNHSSGSTLHINETKIKTMSGNFMHSAAPYLVSIVTENLLGFKIDGPTKMVDIHLRKLVIVDRGQHAKLHCESEKQPGTFGVLVLKIPVVGGYSGGKINVEHEGQKQSFQFERDNDRYFSCVAFFEDCYNELEAISDGWWLAMVFHLIWKDAVEIDTAPLEFPAFIKAFNEINEELVSWSSPSSYSKKPVKVEATEGFESDTNEISCHFDTPSQSENFSLSAPNNISNDSERIDDTTLPHSDNCNLQANNLINPEEEEHFLLFPLQEKYDNGLSFAQLRGRDRLMSHVFRSISYLDVHLAVVSQLADDNLHHCIDWEQTTDWSERVFQINEWIRSDESLPLTKQLQLDARTQLVGNIDHITCVASEPNVEVNKKMYFHSLLIIQPRIQSIRHACRYQLDAVLDYMEQKLPRILEVSNDSFSRDGLVFTLKHVISFSVKEPLLVWMDPCPSPTTNQRTSRLLELCVELKAKQEGLDLLESMGTAIPLHSTNTESLPSGIPNLFLEGIRDEKVAKAIADFESRVSGWNTCGDLIMELITPLHIFRRLVYFSYLGLYFFDSNCLEGARMVADRISGIITKLHQTNMLSDCYISSFFYLIVTMERDPTTADQERIESFVILFRRLEVYRQCLLIIDFQTNHFHFYLMLKAIPSCQQLFRQLYEIVATGDLHSCSSMWNLTAPLFKIFVEFDDPNILQMLTDKITLPPVYDIIHRNNLLDSILLSPNILDDLTTFSELGKSSICTLLDARIAQLLEVKFLPEIDSPADENVELQADDRIFRHNSALQSSLASYMYLVLRMETIKDLANSQRVLLMGLIVFNLTFERLCDLILDVGKLIGFEHDLHPRANELFVELCRMLIQFDREFVAKVCCQKILNVLKCFVWLKNRDLVHSLVHQTSLGESTESKNIFAEIILRSPDLISRLIPEFSSFATITLDVLFEVWVKDIHHSLLDSAPDSSQEKIYADFGNCVELYISKETKCPSSSQKGPDLFSPLFAKLSPIKSVELSLLLARLLVNIHQANVNQESVLKESATCLYLLRQIALQVVTRNLSGLVKSAKEEIRNCLVDVMIFLLWLGDQQFLLPFVRCICSASQKWQENHLVSKIVSSPKARQMAASCRYSREAFCLLLEQRINRLKMIKAKESTLHSSSNSSSSEQENCASLCSSQIQLEEIRSLHRCLIERSRSELDENN; translated from the exons ATGAGTGTCGTAGACAGAAAACGACTTATTAATGCTCTTGAACTTCGAAGGAAAGATGTATGTGAGAAATTCTCGTGGGGATTCCAACTGTGTTTCCCAGGACCATCACTTACGATCAAATCATTTTATGTTAATGAAATTGGTGCTGATGTCTCAGTTCCTGTTTCATATCAG AACCTCAAAACTCTAAAAAGAATTGCGGAACATGCTGAAAGAACACAAGGTTTGGACATCATGAATCACTCGTCAGGAAGTACACTGCAtatcaatgaaacaaaaatcaagaCGATGTCAGGCAACTTTATGCATTCTGCTGCTCCTTACCTTGTTTCAATTGTTACTGAAAATTTACTGGGATTCAAGATTGACGGCCCTACAAAAATGGTTGATATCCATCTACGCAAACTGGTGATTGTTGACCGTGGTCAGCATGCTAAACTCCATTGTGAATCTGAGAAACAACCAG GTACATTTGGTGTATTAGTGTTAAAAATTCCTGTGGTAGGTGGTTATTCAGGAGGGAAAATTAATGTTGAACATGAAGGCCAAAAACAGAGCTTTCAGTTTGAACGAGACAACGATCGTTACTTCTCGTGTGTTGCCTTTTTTGAAGATTGTTACAATGAATTAGAGGCTATCTCTGATGGGTGGTGGTTAGCCATGGTTTTTCATCTTATCTGGAAAGACGCCGTGGAAATCGATACTGCTCCGCTTGAATTCCCCGCTTTCATCAAAGCTTTCAACGAGATAAACGAGGAACTCGTTTCATGGTCATCTCCTTCCTCGTATTCCAAAAAGCCCGTCAAAGTGGAAGCAACAGAAGGTTTTGAATCAGATACTAATGAAATATCCTGCCATTTCGATACCCCGAGCCAAAGTGAAAACTTCAGCCTTTCTGCTCCTAACAACATTTCCAATGATTCAG AACGTATAGACGATACCACATTACCTCATTCGGACAACTGCAATCTACAAgcaaataatttgattaatccagaagaagaggaacactTCCTCCTCTTTCCATTGCAAGAAAAATACGACAATGGACTTTCCTTCGCACAACTCAGAGGACGCGATCGCCTAATGTCTCACGTATTCCGGTCCATAAGTTATTTGGACGTTCATCTTGCTGTTGTTTCTCAACTGGCCGACGATAATCTCCATCATTGCATCGATTGGGAGCAAACTACCGATTGGAGCGAACGggtttttcaaatcaatgaGTGGATTAGGTCCGACGAGAGCTTACCACTTACTAAACAACTTCAACTGGATGCGCGAACTCAACTTGTTGGCAACATAGATCACATCACGTGTGTTGCAAGTGAACCGAACGTCGAAGTCAATAAGAAAATGTACTTCCATTCCCTGCTGATCATTCAACCTCGAATTCAGTCAATCCGACATGCCTGCCGCTACCAACTAGACGCCGTTCTTGACTACATGGAACAAAAACTACCTCGAATACTGGAAGTTTCGAATGATTCCTTTTCCCGAGATGGGCTAGTCTTTACCTTGAAGCACGtcatctctttctctgtgAAGGAGCCCTTGCTAGTTTGGATGGATCCTTGTCCTTCTCCGACAACAAATCAGCGGACTAGCCGACTTTTAGAACTGTGCGTTGAACTGAAAGCCAAGCAAGAGGGGCTTGATCTGCTGGAGTCGATGGGTACTGCTATCCCCCTTCATTCAACGAATACAGAATCTCTCCCGAGTGGAATTCCTAATTTATTCTTAGAAGGGATCCGTGATGAAAAGGTTGCCAAGGCGATTGCTGACTTCGAGTCCAGAGTCAGTG GTTGGAACACCTGTGGCGATTTGATAATGGAGCTCATCACTCCTCTTCACATTTTTCGGCGACTCGTCTACTTTTCCTACCTTGGCCTGTACTTTTTTGACAGTAATTGTTTGGAAGGGGCCCGAATGGTAGCTGATCGTATTTCCGGCATCATAACTAAGCTCCATCAGACTAACATGCTTAGTGACTGCTACATCAGCTCTTTCTTCTACTTGATCGTCACCATGGAGAGGGACCCTACAACAGCTGATCAGGAGAGGATTGAATCATTTGTCATTCTATTCAGAAGATTAGAAGTTTACCGGCAATGCCTTTTAATCATcgattttcaaacaaatcatTTCCACTTCTACCTCATGTTGAAAGCTATTCCGTCCTGCCAGCAACTCTTCCGGCAACTTTATGAAATTGTCGCCACTGGCGATCTTCATTCTTGCAGTTCCATGTGGAACCTGACCGCCCCCCTCTTCAAGATTTTCGTCGAATTCGATGACCCGAACATACTTCAGATGCTGACCGATAAGATAACTCTTCCTCCGGTGTATGACATAATCCATAGAAATAATCTTTTAGACTCAATTTTATTATCGCCAAACATCCTGGACGACCTTACCACCTTCTCTGAACTAGGAAAAAGTTCAATCTGCACTTTACTGGATGCTAGAATCGCACAGCTGCTGGAGGTTAAATTTTTACCTGAAATCGACTCGCCAGCGGATGAAAATGTGGAACTTCAAGCCGACGACAGAATCTTTCGCCATAATTCCGCATTGCAATCATCGTTGGCTTCGTATATGTACCTCGTATTGCGAATGGAGACGATAAAGGATCTGGCCAATTCACAACGTGTCTTGTTAATGGGGTTGATTGTCTTCAATTTGACATTTGAGCGGCTCTGCGATCTTATTCTTGATGTTGGAAAACTAATTGGATTCGAACATGACCTACATCCGAGAGCGAATGAACTCTTCGTGGAACTTTGCCGTATGCTGATTCAGTTCGACAGAGAATTCGTTGCAAAAGTTTGCTGTCAGAAAATCCTCaatgttttgaaatgttttgtttggctCAAAAATCGCGATTTAGTGCACTCGCTCGTCCATCAAACGTCATTGGGAGAATCGACCGAAAGCAAGAACATCTTCGCTGAAATCATTTTGCGCTCTCCTGATCTCATCAGTCGTCTGATACCAGAATTTTCCTCCTTTGCCACCATCACACTGGATGTGCTTTTCGAAGTGTGGGTGAAAGACATTCATCATTCCCTGTTGGATTCAGCACCCGATTCTTCGCAAGAGAAAATTTATGCTGATTTCGGCAATTGCGTTGAACTTTACATCAGTAAGGAAACAAAATGCCCAAGTTCTTCTCAAAAGGGTCCGGACCTGTTTTCTCCACTTTTTGCCAAATTGTCTCCCATTAAATCTGTCGAACTGTCCTTGCTATTGGCTCGTCTTTTAGTGAATATCCATCAAGCAAATGTCAACCAAGAGTCGGTCCTTAAAGAATCCGCCACATGTTTGTACCTGCTCCGCCAAATCGCTCTACAGGTTGTAACCCGAAACCTTAGTGGACTTGTCAAATCTGCAAAGGAAGAAATCCGCAATTGTTTGGTTGATGTCATGATTTTTCTACTTTGGCTGGGTGATCAACAGTTCTTGTTGCCTTTTGTACGTTGCATTTGCTCTGCTTCTCAAAAATGGCAGGAGAATCATTTGGTTTCAAAAATTGTATCGTCTCCCAAAGCGCGCCAAATGGCCGCTTCATGCCGTTATAGTCGAGAAGCTTTCTGTCTTTTACTGGAACAACGCATCAATCGACTGAAGATGATTAAAGCCAAAGAATCAACTTTGCATTCGTCGTCAAACTCGTCCAGTTCAGAACAAGAAAATTGTGCTAGTTTGTGCAGCTCTCAAATTCAATTGGAGGAAATAAGAAGTCTCCATCGCTGCCTAATCGAACGGTCAAGATCAGAACTCGACGAAAACAATTAA
- the LOC124193633 gene encoding uncharacterized protein LOC124193633 isoform X2, translating to MSVVDRKRLINALELRRKDVCEKFSWGFQLCFPGPSLTIKSFYVNEIGADVSVPVSYQNLKTLKRIAEHAERTQGLDIMNHSSGSTLHINETKIKTMSGNFMHSAAPYLVSIVTENLLGFKIDGPTKMVDIHLRKLVIVDRGQHAKLHCESEKQPGTFGVLVLKIPVVGGYSGGKINVEHEGQKQSFQFERDNDRYFSCVAFFEDCYNELEAISDGWWLAMVFHLIWKDAVEIDTAPLEFPAFIKAFNEINEELVSWSSPSSYSKKPVKVEATEGFESDTNEISCHFDTPSQSENFSLSAPNNISNDSDDTTLPHSDNCNLQANNLINPEEEEHFLLFPLQEKYDNGLSFAQLRGRDRLMSHVFRSISYLDVHLAVVSQLADDNLHHCIDWEQTTDWSERVFQINEWIRSDESLPLTKQLQLDARTQLVGNIDHITCVASEPNVEVNKKMYFHSLLIIQPRIQSIRHACRYQLDAVLDYMEQKLPRILEVSNDSFSRDGLVFTLKHVISFSVKEPLLVWMDPCPSPTTNQRTSRLLELCVELKAKQEGLDLLESMGTAIPLHSTNTESLPSGIPNLFLEGIRDEKVAKAIADFESRVSGWNTCGDLIMELITPLHIFRRLVYFSYLGLYFFDSNCLEGARMVADRISGIITKLHQTNMLSDCYISSFFYLIVTMERDPTTADQERIESFVILFRRLEVYRQCLLIIDFQTNHFHFYLMLKAIPSCQQLFRQLYEIVATGDLHSCSSMWNLTAPLFKIFVEFDDPNILQMLTDKITLPPVYDIIHRNNLLDSILLSPNILDDLTTFSELGKSSICTLLDARIAQLLEVKFLPEIDSPADENVELQADDRIFRHNSALQSSLASYMYLVLRMETIKDLANSQRVLLMGLIVFNLTFERLCDLILDVGKLIGFEHDLHPRANELFVELCRMLIQFDREFVAKVCCQKILNVLKCFVWLKNRDLVHSLVHQTSLGESTESKNIFAEIILRSPDLISRLIPEFSSFATITLDVLFEVWVKDIHHSLLDSAPDSSQEKIYADFGNCVELYISKETKCPSSSQKGPDLFSPLFAKLSPIKSVELSLLLARLLVNIHQANVNQESVLKESATCLYLLRQIALQVVTRNLSGLVKSAKEEIRNCLVDVMIFLLWLGDQQFLLPFVRCICSASQKWQENHLVSKIVSSPKARQMAASCRYSREAFCLLLEQRINRLKMIKAKESTLHSSSNSSSSEQENCASLCSSQIQLEEIRSLHRCLIERSRSELDENN from the exons ATGAGTGTCGTAGACAGAAAACGACTTATTAATGCTCTTGAACTTCGAAGGAAAGATGTATGTGAGAAATTCTCGTGGGGATTCCAACTGTGTTTCCCAGGACCATCACTTACGATCAAATCATTTTATGTTAATGAAATTGGTGCTGATGTCTCAGTTCCTGTTTCATATCAG AACCTCAAAACTCTAAAAAGAATTGCGGAACATGCTGAAAGAACACAAGGTTTGGACATCATGAATCACTCGTCAGGAAGTACACTGCAtatcaatgaaacaaaaatcaagaCGATGTCAGGCAACTTTATGCATTCTGCTGCTCCTTACCTTGTTTCAATTGTTACTGAAAATTTACTGGGATTCAAGATTGACGGCCCTACAAAAATGGTTGATATCCATCTACGCAAACTGGTGATTGTTGACCGTGGTCAGCATGCTAAACTCCATTGTGAATCTGAGAAACAACCAG GTACATTTGGTGTATTAGTGTTAAAAATTCCTGTGGTAGGTGGTTATTCAGGAGGGAAAATTAATGTTGAACATGAAGGCCAAAAACAGAGCTTTCAGTTTGAACGAGACAACGATCGTTACTTCTCGTGTGTTGCCTTTTTTGAAGATTGTTACAATGAATTAGAGGCTATCTCTGATGGGTGGTGGTTAGCCATGGTTTTTCATCTTATCTGGAAAGACGCCGTGGAAATCGATACTGCTCCGCTTGAATTCCCCGCTTTCATCAAAGCTTTCAACGAGATAAACGAGGAACTCGTTTCATGGTCATCTCCTTCCTCGTATTCCAAAAAGCCCGTCAAAGTGGAAGCAACAGAAGGTTTTGAATCAGATACTAATGAAATATCCTGCCATTTCGATACCCCGAGCCAAAGTGAAAACTTCAGCCTTTCTGCTCCTAACAACATTTCCAATGATTCAG ACGATACCACATTACCTCATTCGGACAACTGCAATCTACAAgcaaataatttgattaatccagaagaagaggaacactTCCTCCTCTTTCCATTGCAAGAAAAATACGACAATGGACTTTCCTTCGCACAACTCAGAGGACGCGATCGCCTAATGTCTCACGTATTCCGGTCCATAAGTTATTTGGACGTTCATCTTGCTGTTGTTTCTCAACTGGCCGACGATAATCTCCATCATTGCATCGATTGGGAGCAAACTACCGATTGGAGCGAACGggtttttcaaatcaatgaGTGGATTAGGTCCGACGAGAGCTTACCACTTACTAAACAACTTCAACTGGATGCGCGAACTCAACTTGTTGGCAACATAGATCACATCACGTGTGTTGCAAGTGAACCGAACGTCGAAGTCAATAAGAAAATGTACTTCCATTCCCTGCTGATCATTCAACCTCGAATTCAGTCAATCCGACATGCCTGCCGCTACCAACTAGACGCCGTTCTTGACTACATGGAACAAAAACTACCTCGAATACTGGAAGTTTCGAATGATTCCTTTTCCCGAGATGGGCTAGTCTTTACCTTGAAGCACGtcatctctttctctgtgAAGGAGCCCTTGCTAGTTTGGATGGATCCTTGTCCTTCTCCGACAACAAATCAGCGGACTAGCCGACTTTTAGAACTGTGCGTTGAACTGAAAGCCAAGCAAGAGGGGCTTGATCTGCTGGAGTCGATGGGTACTGCTATCCCCCTTCATTCAACGAATACAGAATCTCTCCCGAGTGGAATTCCTAATTTATTCTTAGAAGGGATCCGTGATGAAAAGGTTGCCAAGGCGATTGCTGACTTCGAGTCCAGAGTCAGTG GTTGGAACACCTGTGGCGATTTGATAATGGAGCTCATCACTCCTCTTCACATTTTTCGGCGACTCGTCTACTTTTCCTACCTTGGCCTGTACTTTTTTGACAGTAATTGTTTGGAAGGGGCCCGAATGGTAGCTGATCGTATTTCCGGCATCATAACTAAGCTCCATCAGACTAACATGCTTAGTGACTGCTACATCAGCTCTTTCTTCTACTTGATCGTCACCATGGAGAGGGACCCTACAACAGCTGATCAGGAGAGGATTGAATCATTTGTCATTCTATTCAGAAGATTAGAAGTTTACCGGCAATGCCTTTTAATCATcgattttcaaacaaatcatTTCCACTTCTACCTCATGTTGAAAGCTATTCCGTCCTGCCAGCAACTCTTCCGGCAACTTTATGAAATTGTCGCCACTGGCGATCTTCATTCTTGCAGTTCCATGTGGAACCTGACCGCCCCCCTCTTCAAGATTTTCGTCGAATTCGATGACCCGAACATACTTCAGATGCTGACCGATAAGATAACTCTTCCTCCGGTGTATGACATAATCCATAGAAATAATCTTTTAGACTCAATTTTATTATCGCCAAACATCCTGGACGACCTTACCACCTTCTCTGAACTAGGAAAAAGTTCAATCTGCACTTTACTGGATGCTAGAATCGCACAGCTGCTGGAGGTTAAATTTTTACCTGAAATCGACTCGCCAGCGGATGAAAATGTGGAACTTCAAGCCGACGACAGAATCTTTCGCCATAATTCCGCATTGCAATCATCGTTGGCTTCGTATATGTACCTCGTATTGCGAATGGAGACGATAAAGGATCTGGCCAATTCACAACGTGTCTTGTTAATGGGGTTGATTGTCTTCAATTTGACATTTGAGCGGCTCTGCGATCTTATTCTTGATGTTGGAAAACTAATTGGATTCGAACATGACCTACATCCGAGAGCGAATGAACTCTTCGTGGAACTTTGCCGTATGCTGATTCAGTTCGACAGAGAATTCGTTGCAAAAGTTTGCTGTCAGAAAATCCTCaatgttttgaaatgttttgtttggctCAAAAATCGCGATTTAGTGCACTCGCTCGTCCATCAAACGTCATTGGGAGAATCGACCGAAAGCAAGAACATCTTCGCTGAAATCATTTTGCGCTCTCCTGATCTCATCAGTCGTCTGATACCAGAATTTTCCTCCTTTGCCACCATCACACTGGATGTGCTTTTCGAAGTGTGGGTGAAAGACATTCATCATTCCCTGTTGGATTCAGCACCCGATTCTTCGCAAGAGAAAATTTATGCTGATTTCGGCAATTGCGTTGAACTTTACATCAGTAAGGAAACAAAATGCCCAAGTTCTTCTCAAAAGGGTCCGGACCTGTTTTCTCCACTTTTTGCCAAATTGTCTCCCATTAAATCTGTCGAACTGTCCTTGCTATTGGCTCGTCTTTTAGTGAATATCCATCAAGCAAATGTCAACCAAGAGTCGGTCCTTAAAGAATCCGCCACATGTTTGTACCTGCTCCGCCAAATCGCTCTACAGGTTGTAACCCGAAACCTTAGTGGACTTGTCAAATCTGCAAAGGAAGAAATCCGCAATTGTTTGGTTGATGTCATGATTTTTCTACTTTGGCTGGGTGATCAACAGTTCTTGTTGCCTTTTGTACGTTGCATTTGCTCTGCTTCTCAAAAATGGCAGGAGAATCATTTGGTTTCAAAAATTGTATCGTCTCCCAAAGCGCGCCAAATGGCCGCTTCATGCCGTTATAGTCGAGAAGCTTTCTGTCTTTTACTGGAACAACGCATCAATCGACTGAAGATGATTAAAGCCAAAGAATCAACTTTGCATTCGTCGTCAAACTCGTCCAGTTCAGAACAAGAAAATTGTGCTAGTTTGTGCAGCTCTCAAATTCAATTGGAGGAAATAAGAAGTCTCCATCGCTGCCTAATCGAACGGTCAAGATCAGAACTCGACGAAAACAATTAA
- the LOC124193815 gene encoding uncharacterized protein LOC124193815, whose product MSNSIGAANDPPKANYKLKYKLLKRCIKEIVLENAALCDRASEMQHQILVAQEERKFLWKKYTATQGNNFIGEDMILNTGAASQPVTEQKKSTRRTPMQKNNSSKPRQTLSSRAKQKRKLDETLSNDTASLANG is encoded by the exons ATGTCAAACTCTATCGGCGCTGCTAATGATCCTCCGAAAGCGAACTACAAACTGAAATATAAACTTCTTAAACGCTGCATCAAAGAAATTGTCCTG GAAAATGCTGCTCTATGTGATAGGGCTTCAGAAATGCAACACCAAATTCTTGTGGCtcaagaagagagaaagtttTTGTGGAAAAAATATACAGCAACTCAAGGAAACAATTTCATTGGAG AAGACATGATATTGAATACTGGAGCAGCAAGTCAACCAGTgactgaacaaaaaaaatcaacaaggaGAACTCCAATGCAGAAAAATAATTCCTCAAAACCACGTCAAACCCTTTCTTCAagggcaaaacaaaaaagaaaattggatgaGACTTTGAGTAACGACACTGCTTCTTTAGCAAATGGCTGA